The Papilio machaon chromosome 15, ilPapMach1.1, whole genome shotgun sequence region ttttttttttaattccgcgcagaaggagtcgctggcgacagctagtatcatataaaaacaaaagacatataaacataaaaccagtactaaaaataatgttaccgAACAAAGGGAGATAAGTCAAATTATCACTACACATCATAAAATACTACTAACACAGTTTACAGCCGCGTTACACAACaatgtgaatgtttttcaCTAGTAATTAGTCGTTTAGCTCATATAGCTGTATTGTAAGATTCCCACATACCCGCATCGTGATCAAAGATACCATCGCTCTGAGGCGTGCGAGGACAACGCGACAAATTATGCCGAAATTACAAACTAACATTCACGAATACCTTCCATACAAGAGACAAATCCTTGTATGGAAGTTATGTATTCTAcgcaaagtaaataaataattttgaatttgtagaatacaaatttaactgccaaattgtaaaacattatcATTCCTTTCATTTTTCTATAGTGATATCCAGAGAAATAACTATAGGTAACCACCGAATGTTTATaactctttattatattaattatagtaaaaataaaatttatgatgtAATATTGCGCTTATCGTGTTTTCAAGGGTACAAGGTGAAAGGTATTCTAAAGTTGAACTGCATATCTTATGTAGGATTTCCCCGTATTTCGAGTCCAAAACTGTGCGATGTCGACATTCATAAAGAGGCGTCACGATTCTCCTTTCAAACAACCGTGCCATTTGTTAAGTCGCAAGGATGTCAATGAATAAGGGAAACCCAGATATATAAACGTTTGTTTAAACGCTCgtgatatatatatttataaactggTATATAGCATAAGTAATTTcgagataaattttaaaatattctattcttGTTTCAGATTTCTCGGCGTGTCATATAGTGCAATATGCAACAATGAGAAGACGTTCTGTTACGTAGTGGTTGCCTGACATAATTATGCTAATTAATCTGTAACGGTTGTTCAGCTGAGACTTTGGATGTCAACAATGCACTGTAATGTCGAGTGAATATTGAGAAATGGCTGTAGCAAATTTTTCGGTGCCAACCATTGGCGCCGCAACGCCAGCGGTTATAGGCACGACTTCTTCGCCTCTTCACGTCGATCTAGACGATTTACTGTACTCGCCGGAAGACTATCAACAGGAGTACGCTCCACAATATCCTGGCAATGAGCCTTTTTCTCCTCCTCAAAGTCAAGCTCAGCCAAAACGATCGAAGCTAAGAAAGCGAGCCGGGACAGCTTACCTCCCACCTTCTCCACAACAATATGCACAATACCAACGTCAAGATATTCCAGTCAACCCTTTCACTGGTCAAATGCAAGCACAAATGTACCAAGGGAACGCCAGACTCGACATACATGGTGCCAATCAGCGTGTCAACGCACAGTACGACAACACAGGGCAGTACGTCCATGATCCTACTGGAGACTATGACTATGAGCAAAGAAGAGATAAAGACGGTACTCCGCGCCAACCTTATAACCCAGGATACGCGGATAGTCCGTACCCGCCTGCAACTACGCCTGTTCAATCGTCTAGTCGAAGATTGGATGGAGTTCCAAATCAACCAGTTAACAAATTCTTTGGGAATAATCCAGTGACGTCACCGACGCAACGGCCACGAACGGATACGGGGACTAAGAGTGGTAACAGTGGTGGCAGTGCCAATAGTGCGGGAGGTCGGAGCAATGCGAACGCTCCGCCCGACCAGCCTCGCGGGTTTACTAAAGTGGAGACCGGCGGCTCCGGCGGTAAAACACAGCTGCACGCTGTGCTCGACTACGATGATGACGAATATTACGACGACGATTCTGGATCAGGTAACTATTAACtcctatttataattaataagtagccacACTTTAAAACGACATCTAAAATACTTAGTGGACAAAGCTAGTGTTTGCAAAGTAATTGTACTGTCCACTCGTAAAGTCAGTCTCGTAATTATAGACGAAATcgtaataatttaagatttagtTCTATTGTTACTCTTTATGTATTGGAAAGTTTGCATGACTATAGCATTATATAGTATGAATATGTATTAGCTAAATGACTAAATGCCAGACATCAAATCAGACGTTAAAAAGTCGAGACACAAAGCGGAGCTTGTCTTTTCGATCATCAGTCGACATAGCGCAAGGTCGTATTACGTACAGGTCGTTTGTATTTCTCTCTTGAGTCTACTAAGGATCTCTGGTCACTTTAAAACCAATGCCAAACGCCATACAAACAATGCAGACTGAGGACGCTGATTCATAATCTAATGTCATAGAAGTCTGTCTCTAGCGAACCACATTCAGCTATACAAGGCAATTGAGGATAAAGAACATGCCCCATTTCTGTAAAGAAACGTGATCAGAAATACTCATAAAGTTCaaagtcaaattaaatgttcttaTTCGCGTACATTTCATATGATTTACAATATCAAATGTTAAGGTTCCAAAGCCGTTTTGAAGATACGCGTCATTAAATTGCAATGTGGATTTATGATCCGTAGCACAAGATCAGTcggaaatatttaaatatgctaGATCGGTTATGCTCTTTTGTTTCCAAAGTTTTAAGTACGTATTATTTGTGACGTCACGTGCGTAGTTGCCACCAAGATAGTGCCCTATCGTCCTCACATGGAGGAATCCTACAACCTTTTGAATTAAACATTGAACAAAATAATCGAATTATCCAACgaatttttaagtatatatacttattatcaaaatacttatacacatgatgtatttgcgttgctgataacgaaaaaccagtttttaatttttttgtctgtctgtctgtatgtgtAATTTCCGTAACGGCTGGTGTGATTTTGAAGGGACTTGAACGGGAAGATAGCTAATGCACGCTGACATATTATtggatatttttcttttaattctgcgATACTGTAGTCGCCGGCCATCGCTAGTTAAGAATaaacttgatatttttttttgcatattcATGTGTTTTATAACTGCAAATTATCCGATTCCATTTAACAACTTAATACCAAACATTGTAAagctttgtttattaaattgtaaagctTTGTTAACAGTAAATGTATTgcataaatatcaaatatgttataacaaacatttagatattttattatattttattttgaacttCTCTCGAAACAAAGCTTCTATTGgtattatattactattacGCATTTAATTCTAATGTACGAATAtgaacaacgccatctagttaaaaaaaatacgttaatttactaataaatatttttgaagtaaTTTTACCGTTAATGATGAAGttgattaataaattcatatcaaGAGTCAACATAGCAAGTtacttaagtaaattataagttatagAGTATTAGTAATATTCCACTTGTTTTAGAGAATTACTCAACTAAAAAGCATGTTTACATCACAAGCTAACACTAATTTCATAGCTGGCAATACGTCAGCGTCCCCGCATCGCTCAGACGTCGACCTTGGTTTCACTTTCCAACTCATCTCGAGAGGTCATAGTACTTGTACTAGTACACTTACCTCAGAAACGGTCAGTTACCGTTATCCttattaaaaacgtaaatatGATTATTACGGTATAAATGTCaccgtaaaattgtaaatcgTTATAATGTAATCTGACTAAGCTGTTCGAATTGAATTGACGGAATTGATTATCGGAATAAATTTCTTAATGAGCTTTTCGTATTTAGACAATAATTCGGATAAAAAAGTTACCTCTGATAGAGCACATTtctaatttgatttatataagtGGTCggattatgaaataaaaatatttaaaaatttacagtGACACATAAGGTACACTTAAAGTAATTAGCAGTTAACATCGACTTTTTGCAATGGTTTAAAGTTTCCTTTAaaccaattaaataaatgaacttCCGTATAAGGGTTGTTTTGATTCTGTAAACGTTTCCGATAACATTACActttaaacctttttttttcttttaaggagGTACATGaaagttaaagttttataagttttttggAATAACACTCTATTTTATCACTTTCTCCATTTTTCCATTCCATTTCTCAGTATTAACAAGGCATCGTAGCTCGTAGCTCGCCAGTAATGTTAGTAGCGTAGCGTAACAGTATTAATTGCCGCCTTTTCTTATGTTACCTACGTAAGAAACTAGGATGGCGTAGTAATATAAAGTGGGCTTTCGGACAATAAAAGTTTCCACTCTCCTCGGTCCATTCTTTcccttctttttttttaaatctttttatattcagcatccttttaatttttgccTACTAATAAATGATTGGGAATGTTACGACCATTATCTTCtcgctaaaatatttttaaatatttctcgcGTATTCGGTTCGTTTATCCTTGCCGCATTGTTGCAATGAACCAAGTACAAGTGGGAACATTAAGCAATATATAGTACTTGAAGTCATTAATCGCCCCGATATATATCTGTTTATTATGTTCATGTATAAATACAGTGTTTACATGGCATTTACAATATCAGCCGAGTAAAGAAGCTTACAGTCTCATAGTTTCATGTGTTATTTGGCGTctaatttgatgtttttttattttttattttaaatgtgactttcttttaaataatctttattaaactTATCTAAATGGCcttatattattgaaaaacaagAATATAACACAGGCtcaatacttttataatagaactagaagtcgcccgcgactccgtccgtgcataattaaaaaaaaattataagtaacctatatgttttttcagactatgttctatatatgtgccaaatttcatcaattttcgttgatccgttccggagataccttcttacaaacatccatccatctaaatattcgcatttataatattagtaaggttgaaatgtaattgttgtagttaatttacaattaacctgtcgtttttttttccttatccAACTGTGAGTAAGACAAAGCGCCATTATAATAGATTGCTTATGCATTTAGAGTACGAAAAGTAAATGACCAATGACCGCAAATACCTTCGTTGCCGCGCCCTTTCAAATACCGACCTTACGACTGCTAGCGCCGCCACCGGACCAGTTTCTTTGTGTTTCAGTGtcgaacattatttattatagccTATAATCAAGGTGTGCGTATTGAAATGCACTAGACCCCCTTCCgcttacatttaaaacatatactcaaagaattaaatttccttcccatttaggttttattattgtacagTAAATAGCTATAAGAGCAATAATTTAACACGTATGTATCTATGTCATTTGACGTCAAATGACACTACTTTAAAAGTCCTCGGTGATACATTCGAGATAAAAACATACGATTAAAATGCTTTGAAATTTAGTTcttctataatttataatttaaaaattctataatttaaaaaatgtaatcatcAAAGTTTTCCTTATTAATCTAgcttagattaattaaaattaaataaaggcgaaaaacaaaattggaGCAAGCGATTGATCTAACACACTTGCCATTTGTGGTAACACCGAATAGATGTCAACGTGGGCGATCACGTAGgatttattacaaagtatttattattttattttacaacacacattgtttattactaaggtaactaattaattattttttacttacaaaatTCATATACCAGCTTTTGTGCTCTCtttttccaaacatttaatCGTTTAATTCACACTCAAattcttatgaaattaaaaaatgtaaaactttgACATCCTGACatcagattttatatttatacgacATCGTGGTGCGTTGCAAGCTTGATTTATGATGCGAAGGCTCTATTGGTAGCGGTCTAGTTGTAACGttcaacttaattaataatgagaCTTGCTTAAGGTCAGTTATGTTTTGCTTACTACTTAGTGCTTGTTCCCTTATCTATAATATGCTATAATctgtattaatgttaaaagaaGGCAACTTTTACCTGTATACCAATTGTGTACTGTCTTATTTTctcaacaataaattataaataaatgtttactagattttataacaaattcttATGTACGTAATAATTCggatacatttatttttgattaaacaaATCGGATGgcgtaattaaagaaaaaaaaatctctttaaaTACAAGCTTTTATTACAACTATTCTTCAAGGCAATTCAAACGAGCCCAAACTTGATAAGGATGTGTTCTTATTACCACCTTCCAGCTCCATTATGAGATCAGCACCATGTAATCATAATATTACACTGTCACGCGATTTACACATGTATGCATACTTTCAGCTCAAACAGTAACCGGGAAgtggatcaaatttaatttaacacatttGACGATAAACATCGGAACTAAAAAAAgcttgtaaaaagaaaatgtgtTTCTTGATCGTATAAACGTTTGTCTAAGTTAATAATATGATGCAAACTACATAGAGTGGATACATTGCTAGCTGATACTTAAGCTCTTCACCTTGAGACACAAGATGGCACGTCAAGTAAGACTATTACGTTAAGATCATTAACACAATTACGAAATACAGAGTATACAATTCTACAAGTACAGTTGTGAAGTTAGCTTTAGCGTGAAATAAACGATGTATATTTACTCTATGTTTCAgtgttatttcaaatattattattttttttttacttttacgtaATTACACACAAACCTCCTTAAAAGATGTCTAAACACagcttaattttttctgtTCGGAATGAGTTCTAATACTTTCCCGTTTTGTCCTTGAAGTGGatgaattttctttaattccgttactaattaaaacgttatcttttttatttttaccgaTAAGGACTAAGTGTGACAACATGTTCTTATTTAATTAGCATATCTTCTGTCGTTTGTTACGTATCCGTCGCGACCGGAAATGTTGCACAATACTGTGCATATCTTGATCCAATTTAT contains the following coding sequences:
- the LOC106709771 gene encoding protein spaetzle 3; this translates as MAVANFSVPTIGAATPAVIGTTSSPLHVDLDDLLYSPEDYQQEYAPQYPGNEPFSPPQSQAQPKRSKLRKRAGTAYLPPSPQQYAQYQRQDIPVNPFTGQMQAQMYQGNARLDIHGANQRVNAQYDNTGQYVHDPTGDYDYEQRRDKDGTPRQPYNPGYADSPYPPATTPVQSSSRRLDGVPNQPVNKFFGNNPVTSPTQRPRTDTGTKSGNSGGSANSAGGRSNANAPPDQPRGFTKVETGGSGGKTQLHAVLDYDDDEYYDDDSGSDSGQPAVTPLQGPILLRNGSVPVVPLTSYPTVNNGSFYQIPILWTALSLALGYELQGQIIRGVPCVKRNFQLYCPTAGNTYPIDKIEMFIDENKALIKRMYGSFSIPGGGRVRRAPGVPDMHSGDSYFRHVRQASKSTLPDPQVNNTGRIDACQSKTEIITPYWALNSAKKVRAIVNTMHFEQAIHQEVCSKKSTARCSGDCSCEQKYKWHRLLAYDPSNDCAGIFMDWFLFPSCCVCQCDP